A single Bifidobacterium asteroides DNA region contains:
- the leuC gene encoding 3-isopropylmalate dehydratase large subunit, with translation MGRTMAEKVWADHLVRKGQGGEPDLIYIDLQLMHEVTSPQAFEGLRLAGRKIRHLDQVIATEDHNTPTIDIDRPIADKVSALQISTLERNCREFGVRLHPLGDADQGIVHAFAPVLGLTQPGMTIVCGDSHTSTHGAFGALAFGIGTSEVEHVLATQTLSLKPFKTMAITVRGQLKPGVGAKDVILAVIAKIGTGGGQGHVLEYRGEAIRRMSMDARMTICNMSIEAGARAGMIAPDETTFAYLEGRPHAPKGAMWDQALDYWRTLPTDPDAVFDKEVILDADQLTPYVTWGTNPGQGLPIAADVPVPEKIADPAKRQAAQEAIDYMGLKPGMPIRDIAVDTVFIGSCTNGRIEDLRAAAAIMKGHHKAKNLHRVLVVPASSRVRIQAEKEGLDRIFEDFGAEWRNAGCSMCLGMNPDQLVPGERSISTSNRNFQGRQGKGGRTHLASPEVAAATAIRGTICSPADL, from the coding sequence ATGGGACGCACAATGGCGGAAAAGGTCTGGGCCGATCATTTGGTCAGAAAGGGCCAGGGAGGCGAGCCCGATCTGATCTACATCGATCTGCAGCTTATGCACGAGGTAACCAGCCCACAGGCATTCGAGGGGCTGCGCCTGGCAGGCCGCAAGATCCGTCACCTGGACCAGGTCATCGCCACCGAGGATCACAACACCCCCACCATCGACATCGATCGGCCCATCGCCGACAAGGTCTCGGCCCTGCAGATCTCCACCCTGGAGCGCAACTGCCGCGAGTTCGGCGTCCGTCTGCATCCCTTGGGGGATGCCGATCAGGGCATCGTCCACGCTTTTGCACCCGTCCTGGGACTGACGCAGCCCGGCATGACCATCGTCTGCGGCGATTCGCATACCTCGACCCACGGGGCCTTCGGGGCCCTGGCTTTCGGCATCGGCACCTCCGAGGTGGAGCATGTTCTGGCCACCCAGACCCTGAGCCTGAAGCCTTTCAAGACCATGGCCATCACCGTCCGCGGGCAGCTCAAGCCGGGCGTGGGCGCCAAGGACGTCATCCTGGCCGTCATCGCCAAGATCGGCACTGGCGGCGGCCAAGGGCACGTTCTGGAGTACCGGGGCGAGGCCATTCGGCGCATGTCCATGGACGCGCGCATGACCATCTGCAACATGTCCATCGAGGCCGGGGCGAGGGCCGGGATGATCGCGCCGGACGAGACCACCTTCGCTTACTTGGAGGGCCGGCCGCACGCCCCCAAGGGGGCCATGTGGGATCAGGCACTGGACTACTGGCGTACCCTGCCCACCGATCCGGACGCAGTCTTCGACAAGGAGGTCATCCTGGATGCCGACCAGCTGACCCCCTACGTGACCTGGGGCACCAATCCCGGACAGGGTCTGCCCATTGCCGCTGATGTGCCTGTGCCCGAAAAGATCGCCGACCCGGCCAAGCGACAGGCAGCCCAGGAGGCCATCGACTACATGGGTCTGAAGCCGGGGATGCCAATCCGGGACATCGCCGTGGACACCGTGTTCATTGGTTCTTGCACCAACGGGCGCATCGAGGATTTGCGCGCGGCGGCAGCCATCATGAAGGGACACCACAAGGCCAAGAACCTGCATCGCGTCTTGGTGGTTCCGGCCTCTTCGCGAGTTCGCATTCAGGCCGAAAAGGAGGGGCTGGATCGCATCTTCGAGGACTTTGGAGCCGAATGGCGCAACGCTGGCTGCTCCATGTGCCTGGGCATGAACCCCGACCAGCTGGTGCCGGGGGAGCGCTCCATCTCCACATCCAACCGCAACTTCCAGGGTCGTCAGGGCAAGGGCGGCAGGACGCATCTGGCCTCGCCCGAGGTGGCCGCTGCGACGGCCATCCGGGGAACCATCTGCTCCCCGGCCGATCTGTAA
- the leuD gene encoding 3-isopropylmalate dehydratase small subunit, which translates to MEPLSVVTGVGVPLRRSNVDTDQIIPAVFLKRVQKTGFEDALFYAWRRDPNFVLNRPEYSGARVLVAGPDFGIGSSREHAVWALRDYGFRVVIAPRFADIFYGNTAKNGVLAAIMPQESVELLWKLLEEDPGTEMTVDLGARTVTCADVTLPFQVDDYVRWRLMNGYDDIDLTLQHEDDIRAYERMRAERFPFKPRTLPAQHMPEEPVTSAREGQIDWPGPLADRGII; encoded by the coding sequence ATGGAGCCACTTTCCGTTGTCACCGGGGTCGGGGTGCCCTTGCGCCGCTCCAACGTCGACACCGATCAGATCATCCCCGCCGTATTCCTGAAGCGGGTGCAGAAGACCGGCTTCGAGGACGCGCTCTTCTACGCCTGGCGAAGGGATCCGAATTTCGTGCTCAACCGGCCCGAATATTCAGGCGCCCGAGTTCTGGTGGCCGGGCCGGACTTCGGCATCGGCTCCTCGCGCGAGCATGCGGTCTGGGCTCTGCGGGACTACGGCTTCCGCGTGGTCATCGCCCCCCGCTTCGCTGATATCTTCTATGGGAACACCGCCAAGAACGGTGTTCTGGCCGCCATCATGCCCCAGGAATCAGTGGAGTTGCTCTGGAAGCTCCTGGAGGAGGACCCCGGCACCGAGATGACCGTGGACCTGGGCGCTCGCACGGTCACCTGCGCGGATGTGACTCTGCCTTTCCAGGTAGACGACTACGTGCGGTGGCGGCTCATGAACGGTTACGACGACATTGATCTGACCCTGCAGCACGAGGATGACATCCGTGCCTATGAGCGTATGCGGGCCGAGCGATTCCCCTTCAAGCCGCGTACCCTGCCGGCCCAGCACATGCCAGAAGAGCCGGTCACTTCAGCCAGGGAGGGTCAAATCGACTGGCCTGGACCCCTGGCTGACCGCGGCATCATTTGA
- a CDS encoding CPBP family intramembrane glutamic endopeptidase, which translates to MRHSSGDVHDWGVRRAVNTLSAFAFIYVAIETLAGLLGSKAVLPALFPHASKAQINGPLGDWTVAISVVLALLFALISQWPVIVGHERHGQDQVQWVTARRFSLLALIIALACFFLSQLVAGAADSGLSAILSSTGLHPPSAPGDGGMETPIMLFYGILLGPFAEELVFRGVIMNGLRRFGRVFAIITSSLLFGFMHGSLVQGLFGFISGLVLGYLAMEYGLVWSLLVHMLNNAFSSGLLAKYMPLAPEVVRIGLGFLMILVLLVGVVGLLFKIRTLRDYCRSNRAPKGIYASWRAPWFLLFCLACLLMALSEFVPGLA; encoded by the coding sequence ATGAGGCACAGCAGCGGCGATGTGCACGACTGGGGCGTTAGACGGGCAGTGAATACCCTAAGTGCTTTTGCCTTCATCTACGTGGCCATAGAGACCCTGGCAGGTCTTTTGGGGAGCAAGGCGGTTCTGCCTGCTCTCTTCCCGCATGCTTCCAAGGCACAGATCAACGGCCCTCTGGGTGACTGGACTGTGGCCATCTCCGTAGTGCTGGCCCTGCTGTTTGCCTTGATCAGCCAGTGGCCGGTCATCGTGGGCCATGAACGCCATGGCCAGGATCAGGTGCAGTGGGTCACTGCGCGCCGATTCAGCCTGTTGGCCTTGATTATCGCCCTGGCCTGCTTCTTCCTCAGTCAGCTGGTGGCCGGGGCGGCCGACTCCGGACTGAGCGCCATTCTGTCCAGTACTGGCCTGCATCCGCCGTCCGCGCCTGGCGACGGAGGCATGGAAACGCCGATCATGCTCTTCTATGGCATTCTTTTGGGGCCCTTTGCCGAGGAGCTGGTCTTTCGCGGGGTCATCATGAACGGTCTGCGCCGCTTTGGCCGGGTCTTCGCCATTATTACTTCTTCTCTGCTTTTCGGCTTCATGCACGGCTCCTTGGTCCAGGGTCTGTTCGGTTTCATTTCCGGCCTGGTTCTGGGCTATCTGGCCATGGAGTACGGGCTGGTCTGGTCCCTGCTGGTGCACATGCTCAACAACGCTTTCTCTTCAGGTTTGTTGGCCAAGTACATGCCTCTGGCGCCCGAGGTGGTCCGCATCGGCCTGGGCTTTCTCATGATCCTGGTGCTGCTGGTTGGCGTCGTCGGGCTGCTGTTCAAGATAAGGACTCTCCGTGATTACTGCCGCAGCAATCGCGCTCCCAAGGGAATCTATGCTTCCTGGCGGGCGCCCTGGTTCCTGCTCTTCTGCCTGGCATGCCTGCTGATGGCCCTGAGCGAATTCGTACCAGGGCTGGCCTGA
- a CDS encoding CPBP family glutamic-type intramembrane protease: MRDDEDRDSGSESADAQSDQGRWKMSRSSIALMTASHSASKDYARHWDYEEGSIDLPPLSLPGEAVDDGLAYPGRIAHRKTAVLGDEGAGGKGSRPVGERPSVLPGSYDFLDSVTMASQPGVPAFPPEDLPADGHVGKGSDKESSPRRVVVRREPEAAKAKETPAQPQQPAAKVVWSWTKPEKNNGPVFSWNMPKRRKPSASTRAGKPAASAPSAVRTAEPKSATMLEAPSGSGAEDSMSAKPGSEIPAPAASVHASEAPVVFADRPVVVRRSDADWDSLVTGSSASGDNGAAAQSVSSGTDHQGRRVCSTPRVVAQPAAVAGDDTGGRVVSSKAIDGQETALAQKDHAGQPMQTGQAAIAVQPAPAESSEAVNAAPATQSVVQFASSSTSVSAPGASVALAAKAAEAAAAAVAAKAKSSETEEAAANATKPTRSSHGLHFGLSARGHERKRGARRSFKRRAARNRTHPSAESAVPRVVSNASAGSVNSQPVAVPSELDAVTPAAEVAAQPQPQAQAQPQTAKPTTGKSNTYTASSGVLHAVNGQAAFAFVYLAISVLVLMVGSGMILPVVMEQVKDPRSIAFLSDGITLLSVLLALTYACISEWSVIRGVDQRGQDAVRWRTDRRMTLAALLALVAVLLLGQGMVHELNKFFNHFGLLLHIPSLASHSLLVTGASSPMMALYALLAVPLAEELVFRGIILNGLRRYGRVFAILTASLLCALLQSDPVSGLWIFLLGLALGYCSLEYGLIWAVGARVLGDLLFSGLPNRYLMSAPRTARLSILAVALVLVLAGLLMFFLHRTSLLDYRRRYRAPKGTYVSWRQPWFLLYLLLCLLLTVFKFVPGLL, translated from the coding sequence ATGAGGGATGATGAGGATCGCGACAGCGGCAGCGAGTCCGCCGATGCCCAAAGCGATCAGGGGCGCTGGAAGATGTCGCGCTCCTCTATTGCCCTCATGACTGCAAGCCACAGTGCCAGCAAGGACTACGCCCGTCATTGGGATTATGAGGAAGGGTCCATCGACCTGCCGCCCTTGAGCCTGCCGGGGGAGGCCGTGGATGATGGCTTGGCCTACCCGGGACGGATAGCCCATAGGAAGACTGCGGTTCTGGGCGATGAAGGAGCTGGCGGCAAGGGTTCCAGACCAGTCGGTGAACGACCGTCAGTGCTTCCAGGATCCTATGATTTTTTGGACTCGGTCACCATGGCCAGTCAACCGGGAGTTCCCGCATTTCCTCCTGAAGATCTACCAGCTGACGGGCATGTCGGGAAGGGATCCGACAAGGAGTCTTCTCCGCGGCGTGTGGTGGTTCGCCGAGAGCCGGAAGCCGCAAAGGCCAAGGAGACCCCGGCGCAGCCTCAGCAGCCTGCGGCCAAGGTCGTCTGGTCCTGGACGAAGCCCGAAAAGAACAATGGCCCGGTCTTCTCTTGGAATATGCCCAAGCGTCGTAAGCCGTCCGCAAGCACCCGTGCAGGCAAACCTGCGGCTTCCGCTCCTTCCGCAGTCAGAACAGCCGAACCCAAGTCGGCGACTATGCTCGAGGCGCCCTCGGGTTCCGGCGCTGAGGATTCGATGTCTGCGAAACCGGGTTCGGAGATTCCTGCACCCGCAGCCTCTGTTCATGCGTCTGAGGCCCCTGTGGTATTCGCCGACCGGCCAGTCGTTGTCCGTCGCTCGGATGCCGACTGGGATTCCCTGGTCACTGGTTCATCGGCTTCTGGGGACAACGGTGCTGCTGCACAATCCGTGTCCAGTGGAACCGATCATCAGGGGCGTCGGGTCTGTTCGACTCCACGGGTAGTTGCCCAGCCTGCCGCAGTCGCCGGTGACGATACCGGTGGTCGGGTCGTTTCGTCAAAGGCTATTGACGGACAGGAGACGGCGCTCGCGCAGAAGGATCATGCCGGCCAGCCCATGCAGACCGGCCAGGCAGCGATTGCCGTTCAGCCTGCCCCTGCCGAATCTTCAGAGGCTGTGAACGCAGCTCCGGCGACGCAGTCGGTCGTCCAGTTCGCGTCTTCGTCGACATCCGTATCCGCTCCAGGTGCTTCTGTGGCTCTCGCCGCCAAGGCTGCCGAGGCTGCTGCAGCTGCTGTGGCGGCCAAGGCCAAGTCCTCAGAGACCGAGGAAGCCGCAGCGAATGCAACCAAGCCGACCCGTTCTTCGCATGGTCTTCATTTCGGCCTATCTGCCAGAGGTCATGAAAGGAAGAGGGGAGCCCGTCGGTCGTTCAAGCGGCGGGCTGCTCGCAACCGTACCCATCCTTCAGCCGAGTCGGCAGTCCCTCGGGTCGTTTCCAATGCTTCGGCAGGATCGGTCAATTCGCAGCCGGTCGCTGTTCCCAGTGAACTTGACGCCGTCACGCCAGCTGCTGAAGTTGCGGCTCAGCCCCAGCCTCAGGCCCAGGCGCAACCACAGACGGCCAAGCCCACCACCGGCAAGTCCAACACCTACACAGCCAGTTCCGGGGTCCTCCACGCCGTCAACGGACAGGCCGCCTTCGCCTTCGTCTATCTGGCCATATCGGTTCTGGTGCTCATGGTCGGTTCGGGGATGATCCTGCCAGTCGTCATGGAACAGGTCAAGGACCCCAGATCCATCGCCTTCCTATCCGACGGGATTACTCTCCTGTCGGTCCTGCTGGCGCTGACCTATGCCTGCATTTCAGAGTGGAGCGTTATTCGAGGTGTGGATCAGCGGGGACAGGACGCGGTCCGCTGGCGAACGGATCGAAGAATGACCCTGGCGGCTCTGCTGGCCCTGGTCGCGGTGCTCCTGCTGGGCCAAGGGATGGTTCATGAACTGAACAAGTTCTTCAATCACTTCGGTCTGCTTCTGCACATCCCCTCCCTGGCCTCGCACAGCCTGCTGGTCACCGGGGCTTCCTCGCCAATGATGGCCCTGTATGCCCTCCTGGCGGTCCCCCTGGCTGAGGAGCTGGTCTTCCGCGGCATCATCCTCAACGGGTTGCGTCGGTATGGCCGGGTCTTTGCCATTCTGACCGCATCCCTGCTCTGCGCCCTGCTGCAGAGTGATCCGGTCTCCGGGCTTTGGATCTTCCTGCTGGGGCTGGCATTGGGATACTGCTCCCTGGAGTATGGTCTGATCTGGGCCGTCGGAGCCCGTGTGCTCGGTGATCTGCTCTTCAGCGGCCTGCCCAATCGATATCTGATGAGCGCTCCGAGAACCGCTCGTCTGTCGATTTTGGCAGTAGCGCTGGTCTTGGTTCTGGCTGGGCTGCTCATGTTCTTCCTGCACCGCACCAGTCTGTTGGACTACCGGCGGCGCTATCGAGCCCCTAAGGGCACATATGTTTCCTGGAGGCAGCCCTGGTTCCTGCTCTACTTGCTGCTCTGCCTGCTGCTGACGGTCTTCAAGTTCGTGCCCGGCCTGCTCTGA
- a CDS encoding CPBP family intramembrane glutamic endopeptidase → MGQTATAPDASGTGQAQKPRRGVADRAWMSAARGMLNRQAALLLVYLLIINSVGLLFGVLAQMEWNAVFDPVPAHSGFIYVMSHADKEYGGIINLIAACTGLCFLVFTRRRQICDSGPSGIFHTDLHPMTWQVLLGCFALTLTGQTLADWYQSGMDWTTARLGVQQSWTTTEQIQQASGTIPMFIYVSLLAPVIEELVFRGAILHALKPYGHVFAIVTSAVMFGFFHGDLGQGFFAFIMGLLLGYLACEYSIFWSIALHVFNNLVVSDGLELLLGFMSDNMSSYINVLMMLAGLLAAVLVLYLGRHRIVAFLRENRTYTNVYGAWACPFFIMLLLIMGFTMLTPFVSAGA, encoded by the coding sequence ATGGGGCAGACAGCGACGGCGCCCGACGCGTCAGGGACCGGGCAGGCTCAAAAGCCCAGACGAGGCGTGGCGGATCGTGCATGGATGAGTGCGGCCAGAGGTATGCTCAACCGTCAGGCCGCCCTGCTGCTGGTCTACCTGCTTATCATCAACAGTGTCGGCCTTCTGTTCGGTGTGCTGGCTCAAATGGAGTGGAATGCCGTGTTTGATCCAGTGCCTGCCCACTCGGGATTTATATATGTGATGAGCCATGCGGACAAGGAGTATGGGGGCATCATCAACCTGATCGCCGCCTGCACAGGCCTCTGCTTCCTGGTCTTCACACGACGTCGGCAGATCTGCGATTCCGGTCCTTCGGGTATCTTCCACACTGATCTGCACCCCATGACCTGGCAGGTGCTGCTGGGATGCTTTGCGCTGACGCTGACCGGGCAGACCCTGGCCGACTGGTATCAGTCAGGGATGGACTGGACCACGGCGCGGCTGGGAGTGCAGCAGTCCTGGACCACGACCGAGCAGATCCAGCAGGCCTCGGGTACCATTCCCATGTTCATCTACGTCAGCCTGCTGGCCCCCGTCATCGAGGAGCTGGTCTTCAGAGGTGCCATCCTGCATGCGCTGAAGCCCTACGGCCACGTCTTCGCCATCGTCACCTCCGCGGTCATGTTCGGTTTCTTCCACGGCGACCTTGGCCAGGGGTTCTTCGCTTTCATCATGGGTCTGCTCCTGGGCTATCTGGCCTGCGAATACTCCATCTTCTGGTCCATAGCCCTGCACGTGTTCAACAACCTGGTCGTCAGCGACGGGCTGGAACTCCTTCTCGGGTTTATGAGCGACAACATGTCCTCCTACATCAACGTGCTCATGATGCTGGCAGGCTTGCTGGCGGCCGTCCTGGTCCTCTATTTGGGCCGTCATCGGATTGTCGCTTTTCTGCGGGAAAACCGCACTTATACGAACGTCTATGGCGCCTGGGCTTGCCCATTTTTCATCATGCTGCTGCTGATCATGGGCTTCACGATGCTGACCCCCTTCGTTTCAGCTGGCGCCTGA
- the murA gene encoding UDP-N-acetylglucosamine 1-carboxyvinyltransferase, with amino-acid sequence MPKVNTQNDVLHVVGGRPLHGTIQIRGAKNFVSKAMVAALLAPGVSVLKNVPEIRDVHVVSDLLRLHGVKVDVRPQEGVVTIDASHVELADVADVDTLSGSSRIPILFSGPLLHRMGEAFIPVLGGCRIGSRPIDFHLETLRKLGANVDKEHEAGIHITAPNGLHGAKIHLPYPSVGATEQTLLAAVMAEGRTELSGAATEPEIMDLVAVLQKMGAQISVDVDRTIRIEGVPSLKGFTHTSLPDRIEAASWASAALATHGDIMVKGAHQPDMMTYLNVFRKIGGQFDVRDDGIRFWHPGGDLRPVAIETDVHPGFMTDWQQPLVVALTQAKGLSIVHETVYENRFGFTEPLIQMGATIQLYKECLGSLPCRFQQRNFNHSAVIFGPTPLTGQDIDVPDLRGGFSHLIAALTASGPSTVHGISLIDRGYEDFRDKLLALDAQID; translated from the coding sequence ATGCCCAAGGTGAATACACAGAATGATGTGCTGCATGTGGTGGGCGGCAGACCCCTGCACGGTACCATCCAGATCCGCGGGGCCAAGAACTTCGTCAGCAAGGCCATGGTGGCGGCCCTTCTGGCTCCCGGTGTTTCAGTGCTGAAGAACGTTCCCGAGATCCGCGATGTCCATGTGGTCTCGGACCTGCTGAGGCTGCACGGGGTCAAGGTGGATGTTCGTCCCCAGGAGGGTGTGGTCACCATCGATGCCAGTCATGTGGAGCTGGCCGACGTGGCTGATGTAGACACTCTGTCGGGCTCTTCCCGCATTCCCATCCTCTTCTCCGGCCCGCTTCTGCATCGGATGGGGGAGGCGTTCATCCCCGTTTTGGGCGGATGCCGCATCGGCAGCCGGCCCATCGATTTCCATCTGGAGACCCTGCGCAAGCTGGGGGCCAATGTCGACAAGGAGCATGAGGCCGGCATACACATCACGGCGCCCAATGGTCTGCATGGGGCCAAGATTCACCTGCCCTACCCTTCGGTGGGCGCCACGGAGCAGACTCTGCTGGCAGCCGTCATGGCCGAAGGGCGCACTGAGCTGTCAGGGGCGGCCACCGAGCCCGAAATCATGGACCTGGTGGCGGTCCTGCAGAAGATGGGCGCGCAGATTTCCGTGGATGTGGACCGGACCATCCGCATCGAGGGGGTGCCATCCCTCAAGGGATTCACCCATACCTCCCTGCCCGACCGGATTGAGGCCGCATCCTGGGCCTCCGCCGCCCTGGCCACCCATGGCGACATCATGGTCAAGGGTGCCCATCAGCCCGATATGATGACCTATCTGAATGTCTTCCGCAAGATCGGCGGCCAGTTCGACGTGCGCGACGACGGCATCCGCTTCTGGCATCCGGGCGGCGACCTGCGGCCCGTGGCCATTGAGACCGATGTGCATCCTGGGTTCATGACCGACTGGCAGCAGCCGCTGGTGGTCGCTCTGACCCAGGCCAAGGGTCTTTCCATCGTTCACGAGACCGTCTACGAGAACCGCTTCGGCTTCACCGAGCCCTTGATTCAGATGGGCGCCACCATCCAGCTCTACAAGGAGTGCCTGGGGTCCCTTCCCTGCCGCTTCCAGCAGCGCAACTTCAACCATTCGGCGGTCATCTTCGGGCCCACCCCGTTGACCGGCCAGGACATCGATGTGCCCGACCTGCGTGGCGGCTTCAGCCACCTGATCGCCGCGCTGACGGCCTCCGGTCCCTCCACCGTCCACGGCATCTCCCTGATCGACCGCGGCTACGAAGACTTCCGCGACAAGCTGCTGGCCCTGGACGCGCAGATCGACTGA
- a CDS encoding lysophospholipid acyltransferase family protein, which translates to MASKGKPSPRSAVPALSDQQVALLAQRHRLVDPTRYYPTGHRIPALDEIDGQHPVGTTRLLRGVSQVVRDSCRVYAWGLERVPQSGPFITAATHVTQFDVFIPMMALFHLGRRPRYMAKAEMAHWPLIGSWFRMVGMQPVERKSGKARSIEEESISIITSGRPLTIWPEGTVTRDPLKWPMSLKPGVGFIALEASRQLGRMVPLYPSITWGAASINHKWPWPRKNVVLCYDRLLDYSDLLEDVDQWGAEPPKQSVHVLCVRLRNRMEEVMAEIRGEEPPAAGYFDYVTMTRRPRSEQ; encoded by the coding sequence ATGGCTTCCAAAGGCAAACCTTCCCCACGCTCTGCGGTGCCGGCCCTGTCCGACCAGCAGGTGGCCCTGTTGGCCCAGCGGCACAGGTTGGTGGATCCAACCCGCTACTATCCCACTGGACACCGCATACCGGCCCTGGACGAGATAGACGGTCAACACCCTGTGGGGACCACTCGTCTGTTGCGCGGAGTCTCCCAGGTGGTGCGAGACTCCTGCCGGGTCTATGCCTGGGGCCTGGAACGGGTGCCGCAGAGCGGCCCCTTTATCACCGCAGCCACCCATGTGACCCAGTTTGACGTTTTCATTCCCATGATGGCGCTCTTCCACCTGGGTCGTCGTCCCCGATACATGGCTAAGGCCGAAATGGCCCATTGGCCCCTTATCGGCAGCTGGTTCCGCATGGTGGGCATGCAGCCGGTGGAGCGCAAGTCAGGCAAGGCCAGGTCGATTGAGGAGGAGTCGATCAGCATTATCACCTCGGGCAGGCCACTGACCATTTGGCCCGAGGGAACCGTGACCCGTGATCCTCTGAAGTGGCCCATGTCGCTTAAGCCCGGTGTCGGATTCATCGCCCTGGAAGCCTCGCGACAGCTGGGTCGCATGGTTCCCCTGTATCCCAGCATCACCTGGGGGGCGGCTTCGATCAATCACAAGTGGCCCTGGCCTCGAAAGAACGTGGTCTTGTGCTATGACCGGCTCCTTGACTATTCCGACCTTCTGGAAGACGTGGATCAGTGGGGAGCGGAACCCCCCAAACAGTCCGTGCATGTCCTCTGTGTCCGCCTGCGCAACCGGATGGAGGAGGTCATGGCCGAGATCCGTGGCGAAGAGCCCCCAGCGGCTGGATACTTCGATTACGTGACCATGACCCGTCGGCCCAGAAGCGAGCAATAA
- a CDS encoding NAD(P)H-dependent glycerol-3-phosphate dehydrogenase — protein sequence MMTKIAVLGAGAWGTAFAQVLADAGNQVIMWDIDPDVVDEINSKRSNARRLPTVERLPDGISAEGDRAKAVSGAEIVIVAIAAQHACEALTEFKGLLGHDAIVVSLMKGIERGTDRRMDQVVRQTLDLDSARFAAVSGPNLSKEVAAREPSATVVASTDADTAMRVARACTNDYFKAFVSDDVIGLEMCGSLKNVTALAVGMSRGAGFGENTAAMIQARGLAELTALGEACGAKSKTFAGLAGVGDLVATCGSSLSRNYTFGFNLGQGKSLEEATRVSKGVAEGVPTTDAVVALGRRYQVATPLATAMSHVLGQGLSCRGMIDELFGGQITTE from the coding sequence ATGATGACGAAGATCGCAGTATTGGGAGCAGGCGCATGGGGAACCGCTTTTGCCCAGGTATTGGCTGACGCAGGCAATCAGGTGATCATGTGGGACATTGACCCGGATGTCGTGGACGAAATCAACAGCAAGCGTTCGAATGCCCGCCGCCTGCCGACCGTGGAAAGGCTGCCCGATGGCATCAGCGCTGAGGGTGACCGGGCCAAGGCTGTCTCGGGGGCTGAAATCGTGATCGTGGCCATAGCCGCTCAGCATGCCTGTGAGGCCTTGACGGAATTCAAGGGTCTGCTAGGTCATGATGCCATTGTGGTCTCCCTGATGAAGGGGATTGAACGGGGCACCGACAGGCGGATGGATCAGGTGGTCCGCCAGACACTGGATCTGGACTCAGCCAGGTTCGCGGCTGTCTCCGGCCCCAACCTGAGCAAGGAGGTGGCCGCCCGCGAGCCGAGCGCCACCGTGGTCGCCAGCACTGATGCCGATACAGCCATGAGAGTAGCCCGTGCCTGCACGAACGACTATTTCAAGGCCTTCGTCTCGGACGATGTGATCGGCCTGGAAATGTGCGGGTCGCTGAAGAACGTCACTGCGCTGGCAGTCGGGATGTCACGAGGGGCTGGATTCGGGGAGAACACAGCCGCCATGATCCAGGCCAGGGGCCTGGCTGAACTCACTGCTCTGGGGGAGGCCTGCGGGGCCAAGTCCAAGACTTTCGCCGGTCTTGCCGGGGTCGGCGACCTGGTGGCCACCTGCGGTTCATCCCTGAGCAGGAACTACACTTTCGGCTTTAATCTGGGTCAGGGCAAAAGCCTTGAGGAAGCCACTCGCGTCAGCAAGGGTGTCGCCGAGGGCGTGCCCACCACCGATGCTGTCGTCGCCCTGGGCAGGCGTTACCAGGTGGCGACCCCGCTGGCTACGGCCATGAGCCATGTGCTGGGTCAAGGTCTGAGCTGCCGGGGCATGATCGACGAGCTGTTCGGGGGGCAGATCACCACAGAGTGA